The following are encoded in a window of Panicum virgatum strain AP13 chromosome 5N, P.virgatum_v5, whole genome shotgun sequence genomic DNA:
- the LOC120673043 gene encoding vacuolar protein sorting-associated protein 32 homolog 2-like — translation MSMFNRIFGKPKEQANSNALATLDKLNETLDMLEKKEKVLEKKAAAELDRAKEFSRAKNKRAAIQSLKRKKLYEQQIEQLGNFQLRIHDQMIMLEAAKATTETVDALRTGAAAMKAMQKATNIDDVDKTMDEINEQTENMKQIQDALSAPLGASADFDEDELEAELEELEGAELESQLLEPVAAPPVHPVHVPANKQPTRPAPQKATAEDDELAALQAEMAL, via the exons ATGTCCATGTTCAACAGGATCTTCGGGAAGCCCAAGGAGCAGGCTAACTCCAATGCGTTGGCCACTCTGGACAAGTTAAATGAG ACTCTTGATATGctggagaagaaagaaaaggtgCTGGAGAAAAAAGCGGCTGCTGAGCTTGACAGGGCGAAGGAGTTCTCAAGAGCAAAAAATAAAAGAG CGGCTATTCAGTCCTTGAAGAGGAAAAAACTTTATGAACAACAAATCGAGCAGCTTGGAAATTTCCAGTTGAGAATCCATGATCAG ATGATCATGTTAGAAGCAGCTAAAGCGACAACAGAGACTGTTGATGCATTGAGGACTGGAGCTGCAGCTATGAAAGCAATGCAAAAAGCAAC AAATATTGATGATGTCGACAAGACTATGGATGAAATTAACGAACAGACTGAAAACATGAAACAAATTCAAGATGCTTTATCAGCTCCTCTTGGAGCTTCTGCTGATTTCGATGAG GATGAACTGGAAGCGGAACTTGAAGAACTGGAGGGAGCAGAGTTGGAATCTCAGCTTCTGGAGCCTGTTGCAGCTCCTCCAGTGCATCCAGTGCATGtcccagccaacaagcaaccaACTCGCCCTGCTCCACAGAAAGCTACAGCTGAAGATGATGAGCTTGCTGCACTGCAAGCTGAAATGGCATTGTGA